The Vanessa atalanta chromosome 2, ilVanAtal1.2, whole genome shotgun sequence DNA window AAGTGAGTCTGCCAGCGCTCTCGGTTTAGGGTGGGACTCAGCAACAGATcgcttattttattcttttgacATGCCTCCTAGTACTCAGAAAATAACTAAGCGATTTATATTATCGACATCTTTTAAAATCTTTGACCCACTAGGTTTTGTGTCCCCCTGTATAATTATCCCTAAATTAATTATGCAGCAGTTATGGCTAGATAAAGTTGATTGGGATGACGAAATTTCAAATGATATGCAAAGGGCTtggcttaaattttataatactctaaatattttatttgcaatctcTATACCTAGGAAGGTTTTATGCGACTTACCAGTTATAATAGAATTACATTCCTTCAGCGACGCCTCGCAGAGAGCGTACGGCGCGTGCATTTTTATTAAGTCTGTAGATGCAGCAAACAACGTAAGTGTTAATCTTTTATGTTCTAAATCGAAAGTTGCACCTGTGAAGGCCTGCACTATACCTCGCCTAGAACTATGCGCCGCTGTGCTAGCGGCTCGTCTATGTAAGGTAGTCGTTGACTCGGTGAGGTTTCCTATAGAACGCAGGATCCACTGGTGTGACTCTAGCGTCGTCCTTGCTTGGCTGCACACTAGCTCtagaaaacttaaaacatttgtGGCCAACAGAGTCGCAGAGGTGCTGGAGTTAACTGATGCTGGGTGTTGGCGCTATGTTCCTACTTTTCAGAATCCGGCTGATCTCATTTCCCGCGGGGCGTATCCTGAAGAACTTAGGAATAATAATTTGTGGTGGTCTGGTCCGGAGTTTTTATTGCAAGATGAATCATCTTGGCCTACCTTGTCCAAAAATCTTCAACAAGACTTAAATGGTCTAGAGTTAAGGGCAAATGTTGCTAATCTAGATAATAGCATTTCATCGGTAATTCAATTCCATaacttttctaaattaaatcgaCTAAAGCGAGTGTATGCATGCGTGTTGCGATTTCTTTACAATTTAAGAAATCCTAAGTCTAAGCGTCTAGAAGCATTAAGTGTGCAAGAATTGCAAGGCTCTTTTCATTTGCTTTGTCGCGTAGCACAACAGGAATCATTTCCTGTCGAATACGGCTTATTGGCTAAAAATAGGACAATTAGTTCTCGGTCTAGCATTATAGCTCTTACACCTTTCATGGATGCTAGTGGATTGATACGTGTAGGAGGTCGCTTAGACCAATCGTCACTTCCATTTGAGAGCaagcattcaattttattacattcatcaCACTACCTAACTAAACTTATCTTTGAGCGGGAGCATTTGCATAAGTTACACGCTGGTCCACAGTTGCTTCTCGCTAGTGTGCGGAACTATGTGTGGCCCATTAATGGCCGGCGCCTCGCGAGAAGTACTGTGCACAATTGTTTACAGTGTAGGAAGGTGCAAGGCAAGACTTTGACTCCGTTGATGGGAAACTTGCCCTCACAGCGTATTACGGTGGACTTCCCGTTTCGTAGTGTTGGTGTGGATATGGCTGGTCCTTTCCTTATCCTAAATCGAAAGGGACGCGGAGCAAGaacaacaaaatgttatttatgtatctttGTTTGTTTGAGGTTTAAATGCTTGCACTTGGAAGCTGTCAGCGACCTTTTAAGAGAAGCTTTCATTTTAACTTTACGTAGATTTGTGGCCCGTCGCGGAAGGCCTACAGAGATTTTATGTGATAACGGCCGAAATTTTGTAGCCGCCTCGAAAGAAAtaggcaatttttttaaatctaataagaATTCCATACATTCCTTTTGTAGTGAggaagaaattaaatttgtattttctccTACCTATGCTCCCCATTTTGGTGGCATCTGGGAGGCTGGAGTGAAATCCGCAAAGTTTCACATCAGGCGTGTTATGGGCAATTCGCATTTAACATACGAGGAGATAGGCACCCTGTTTGCGCAAGTTGAAGCCATACTAAATAGCCGTCCCATCTGTCCTATGTCTTCGTCTCCAAATGACCTTCAATTCCTCACCCCGGGGCACTTTCTGCTTGGTCGGCCGCTAACCGCATTGCCATCACCGAATCTCGTCGACTGCAAGGCTTCTAGTCTCCGACGTTACCAACGGCTCGAACAAATTCGACAACATTTTTGGAGAAGATGGCAGCACGAGTACTTGGCAGAGCTACAACAGAGAACAAAGTGGCGCGTTCCTGACATCCCTTTGAGGCTTGGAGACCTGGTGCTATTGCAAGAGGAAAATATGCCACCACTGTGTTGGCGTGTAGGGCGCATCAGTAAGCTGTTCCCTGGCGCTGACGGTGTATGTCGCGTGGCGGACGTTCAAACGACTCGAGGGACCTTTCGAAGACCTTTCACACGACTAAGCCCTCTACCAGTAACAGAGAATCAAACTGAGGGTTAAAATCTGGTGATTTTAACGGCGGGGATGATGTTCGCGCCTACGACAActaatttatctgtatttataatacagatcattgatttaattttaaatagctttattttctatataatcaacctatttttacaacatttttataaaaaaagaatatgtcAAAGAGAGTGTGTTGTTttccttcttttgttttttttcacttacttaTAAACCATCTTGTTAACTAACGATACAAGCTGTACTagattacaagaatatattatacaagattttcaagcaaattttgttttattgagttcggtatcggactccaatgtctaagtaatagacaactaatgatttttttctacatcgaatcggccgggaatcgaacccgggatctcggagtggcgtacccatgaaaaccggtgtacacactactcgacatttaaatcatatttaaatgtaaacaaacgaAAACACATGAAATGTaggttcaaaataaataatttataaatgcaacTCGAATAAGCCCACTTTAAGTATTGAAACAATGTGATTCCtatatctatacttctataataatgttataaatgtgaaagtaactctgtctgtctgtctgtcgctctttcactaccaaaccaatgaacctaACGTGATGAAGTTTGGTAAGAAGCAAACGTGAACTCCGAGGAACGACAAAGTCTACTTTTTTTGCCtagataaagaataaa harbors:
- the LOC125074247 gene encoding uncharacterized protein LOC125074247 codes for the protein MGNSHLTYEEIGTLFAQVEAILNSRPICPMSSSPNDLQFLTPGHFLLGRPLTALPSPNLVDCKASSLRRYQRLEQIRQHFWRRWQHEYLAELQQRTKWRVPDIPLRLGDLVLLQEENMPPLCWRVGRISKLFPGADGVCRVADVQTTRGTFRRPFTRLSPLPVTENQTEG